From Anomalospiza imberbis isolate Cuckoo-Finch-1a 21T00152 chromosome 22, ASM3175350v1, whole genome shotgun sequence, a single genomic window includes:
- the LOC137486618 gene encoding keratin, type I cytoskeletal 19 isoform X1: MASYSFRQTSSSVAGGPGASSLRFGGSFRAPSIHGGSGGRGVSVSSARFVSSGLGSGLGGGYGGGSFSSSFSYGGGLGGDGLLSGNEKATMQSLNDRLASYLEKVRALEEANSDLETKIRNWYQKQGPSPARDYSPYFKTIEDLRDKILDATIDNARIVLQIDNARLAADDFKTKFETEQGLRMSVEADINGLRRVLDELTLSRADLELQIEGLKEELAYLKKNHEEELSTLRGQVAGQVSVELDSAPGIDLSKILADMRDQYEHMAEKNRKDAEAWFHSKTEELNREVAVNTEQLQSSKSEVTDLRRTLQGLEIELQSQLSMKAALEGTLADTEARYGAQLAQIQGLVGSIEAQLAELRADMERQNTEYKILMDIKTRLEQEIATYRQLLEGQESQMFGSLSGTAGKNSFSF, from the exons ATGGCCAGTTACAGCTTCAGGCAAACCAGCTCCTCCGTGGCGGGGGGACCCGGCGCCTCCTCCCTCCGCTTCGGTGGCAGCTTCAGGGCCCCCAGCATCCACGGGGGATCTGGTGGCAGAGGTGTGTCCGTGTCCTCTGCCAGGTTCGTCTCCTCTGGCCTGGGAAGCGGCCTGGGAGGTGGCTATGGTGGAGgcagcttcagcagcagctttagCTATGGGGGTGGCCTGGGCGGCGATGGACTCCTCTCGGGAAATGAAAAGGCAACCATGCAAAGCCTGAACGATCGCCTGGCCTCCTACCTGGAGAAAGTGCGCGCGCTCGAAGAGGCAAACTCTGACCTTGAAACCAAAATCCGAAACTGGTACCAAAAACAAGGACCAAGCCCAgctcgggactacagtccttATTTCAAGACTATTGAGGACCTTCGAGACAAG ATCCTTGATGCCACCATTGATAACGCCAGGATTGTGCTGCAGATTGACAatgccaggctggctgctgATGACTTCAAAACCAA gTTTGAGACTGAGCAAGGCCTGCGCATGAGCGTTGAGGCCGACATCAACGGCCTGCGCCGTGTCCTGGATGAGCTGACCCTGTCCAGAGCCGACCTGGAGCTGCAGATTGAAGGATTAAAGGAGGAACTGGCCTACCTAAAGAAAAACCACGAGGAG GAGCTGAGTACCCTGAGAGGGCAAGTAGCCGGTCAAGTCAGCGTTGAACTGGACTCTGCTCCAGGCATTGACCTGTCCAAGATCCTGGCAGACATGAGGGACCAGTATGAACACATGGCTGAGAAGAACAGGAAGGATGCTGAGGCCTGGTTCCACAGCAAG ACTGAAGAGCTGAACCGTGAGGTCGCTGTTAACACCGAACAACTGCAGAGCAGCAAGTCCGAGGTCACTGACCTCAGACGCACCCTGCAAGGGCTGGAGATCGAGCTGCAGTCCCAGCTCAGCATG AAAGCGGCGCTGGAAGGCACCTTGGCCGACACGGAAGCGCGTTATGGCGCACAGctggcacagatccaggggCTGGTTGGCAGCATCGAGGCACAGCTGGCTGAGCTCCGAGCTGACATGGAGCGCCAGAACACCGAATACAAGATCCTCATGGATATCAAGACTCGGCTGGAGCAAGAGATCGCTACGTACCGACAGCTCCTGGAAGGCCAGGAGTCCCA GATGTTTGGTTCCCTTTCAGGAACTGCCGGTAagaattctttctctttctga
- the LOC137486783 gene encoding keratin, type I cytoskeletal 19-like, with translation MATSFMSSSSTYGGGFGGAGGSSSRLSSVRVGGSRRAPSIHGGSGGRGVSISSARYVSSSGGGCGFGGGYGGGFGGAAVCGFGGGSGFGGGSGFGGGAGFGGGFDFGGGFVGGDGLLSGNEKITMQNLNDRLASYLDKVRALEEANSDLEVKIRDWYQKQAPTSPARDYSNYYKIIEDLRDKILAATIDNSRVILEIDNARLAADDFRLKYENELFLRQSVESDINGLRRVLDELTLSRADLEMQIETLKEELAYLKKNHEEEMKEYSNQLSGTVNVEMDAAPGIDLTRVLAEMREQYEALAEKNRKDAEAWFFTQTDELNREVATHTQQIQTGKTEITELRRTLQGLEIELQSQLSMKAGLEANLRDTEGRYCAQLAQIQVLITSVEEQLAELRCDMERQNQEYKMLMDIKSRLEQEIATYRHLLEGQDSQLSGLNPKDAFGSSGRGRSGTEDDGRSGSTRDRRFP, from the exons ATGGCCACTTCCTTCATGAGCTCTTCCTCCACCTACGGGGGTGGCTTCGGGGGCGCCGGGGGCAGCAGCTCTCGCCTGTCCTCGGTGCGCGTCGGAGGCTCCCGCCGGGCCCCGAGCATCCACGGCGGCTCCGGCGGCCGGGGTGTCTCCATCTCCTCGGCCAGGTACGTCTCCtcttcaggaggaggctgcggCTTTGGAGGGGGCTATGGAGGAGGCTTTGGAGGGGCGGCAGTCTGCGGCTTTGGAGGGGGCTCTGGCTTTGGAGGGGGCTCTGGCTTTGGAGGAGGCGCTGGCTTTGGTGGAGGATTTGACTTTGGTGGTGGCTTTGTTGGCGGCGATGGCCTCCTCTCTGGCAATGAGAAGATAACCATGCAGAACCTGAATGACCGGCTGGCTTCGTACCTGGACAAGGTGCGAGCCCTGGAAGAGGCCAATTCAGATTTAGAAGTGAAAATTCGAGACTGGTACCAGAAACAAGCTCCCACCAGCCCCGCCCGTGACTACAGCAATTACTACAAGATAATTGAAGATCTCCGAGACAAG ATCCTTGCTGCTACCATTGACAATTCCCGGGTCATTTTGGAGATTGACAACGCCAGGCTGGCTGCTGATGACTTTAGACTGAA GTATGAGAATGAGCTGTTCCTGCGCCAGAGCGTAGAGTCAGACATCAACGGCCTGCGCCGGGTCCTGGACGAGCTGACCCTGTCCAGAGCCGACCTGGAGATGCAGATTGAGACACTGAAAGAGGAGCTGGCTTATCTGAAGAAGAACCACGAAGAG GAAATGAAAGAGTACTCGAACCAGCTGAGTGGAACAGTCAACGTGGAAATGGATGCGGCTCCTGGCATCGACCTGACCAGAGTTCTTGCTGAGATGAGGGAACAGTATGAAGCTCTGGCTGAGAAGAACCGTAAGGATGCTGAGGCCTGGTTCTTCACTCAG actGATGAGCTGAACCGTGAAGTTGCCACCCACACCCAGCAGATACAGACCGGCAAGACAGAGATCACGGAACTGCGCCGCACCCTGCAGGGCCTGGAGATCGAGCTCCAGTCGCAGCTCAGCATG AAAGCTGGGCTGGAGGCCAACCTGCGGGACACGGAAGGCCGATACTGCGCGCAGCTGGCTCAGATCCAGGTCCTCATCACCAGCGTGGAGGAGCAGCTGGCCGAGCTGCGCTGCGACATGGAGCGCCAGAACCAGGAGTACAAAATGCTCATGGACATCAAGAGTCGCCTGGAGCAGGAGATCGCCACGTACCGTCACCTGCTGGAGGGCCAGGACTCACA GTTGTCAGGACTGAACCCCAAGGATg CATTTGGGAGCAGTGGAAGAGGTCGCTCTGGCACAGAAGATGATGGAAGATCTGGTTCTACCCGTGACAGGAGATTCCCATAA
- the LOC137486618 gene encoding keratin, type I cytoskeletal 19 isoform X2: MASYSFRQTSSSVAGGPGASSLRFGGSFRAPSIHGGSGGRGVSVSSARFVSSGLGSGLGGGYGGGSFSSSFSYGGGLGGDGLLSGNEKATMQSLNDRLASYLEKVRALEEANSDLETKIRNWYQKQGPSPARDYSPYFKTIEDLRDKILDATIDNARIVLQIDNARLAADDFKTKFETEQGLRMSVEADINGLRRVLDELTLSRADLELQIEGLKEELAYLKKNHEEELSTLRGQVAGQVSVELDSAPGIDLSKILADMRDQYEHMAEKNRKDAEAWFHSKTEELNREVAVNTEQLQSSKSEVTDLRRTLQGLEIELQSQLSMKAALEGTLADTEARYGAQLAQIQGLVGSIEAQLAELRADMERQNTEYKILMDIKTRLEQEIATYRQLLEGQESQMFGSLSGTADKRDKH; the protein is encoded by the exons ATGGCCAGTTACAGCTTCAGGCAAACCAGCTCCTCCGTGGCGGGGGGACCCGGCGCCTCCTCCCTCCGCTTCGGTGGCAGCTTCAGGGCCCCCAGCATCCACGGGGGATCTGGTGGCAGAGGTGTGTCCGTGTCCTCTGCCAGGTTCGTCTCCTCTGGCCTGGGAAGCGGCCTGGGAGGTGGCTATGGTGGAGgcagcttcagcagcagctttagCTATGGGGGTGGCCTGGGCGGCGATGGACTCCTCTCGGGAAATGAAAAGGCAACCATGCAAAGCCTGAACGATCGCCTGGCCTCCTACCTGGAGAAAGTGCGCGCGCTCGAAGAGGCAAACTCTGACCTTGAAACCAAAATCCGAAACTGGTACCAAAAACAAGGACCAAGCCCAgctcgggactacagtccttATTTCAAGACTATTGAGGACCTTCGAGACAAG ATCCTTGATGCCACCATTGATAACGCCAGGATTGTGCTGCAGATTGACAatgccaggctggctgctgATGACTTCAAAACCAA gTTTGAGACTGAGCAAGGCCTGCGCATGAGCGTTGAGGCCGACATCAACGGCCTGCGCCGTGTCCTGGATGAGCTGACCCTGTCCAGAGCCGACCTGGAGCTGCAGATTGAAGGATTAAAGGAGGAACTGGCCTACCTAAAGAAAAACCACGAGGAG GAGCTGAGTACCCTGAGAGGGCAAGTAGCCGGTCAAGTCAGCGTTGAACTGGACTCTGCTCCAGGCATTGACCTGTCCAAGATCCTGGCAGACATGAGGGACCAGTATGAACACATGGCTGAGAAGAACAGGAAGGATGCTGAGGCCTGGTTCCACAGCAAG ACTGAAGAGCTGAACCGTGAGGTCGCTGTTAACACCGAACAACTGCAGAGCAGCAAGTCCGAGGTCACTGACCTCAGACGCACCCTGCAAGGGCTGGAGATCGAGCTGCAGTCCCAGCTCAGCATG AAAGCGGCGCTGGAAGGCACCTTGGCCGACACGGAAGCGCGTTATGGCGCACAGctggcacagatccaggggCTGGTTGGCAGCATCGAGGCACAGCTGGCTGAGCTCCGAGCTGACATGGAGCGCCAGAACACCGAATACAAGATCCTCATGGATATCAAGACTCGGCTGGAGCAAGAGATCGCTACGTACCGACAGCTCCTGGAAGGCCAGGAGTCCCA GATGTTTGGTTCCCTTTCAGGAACTGCCG ACAAAAGAGACAAGCACTGA